The Terriglobales bacterium genome has a window encoding:
- a CDS encoding MBL fold metallo-hydrolase produces MNATLTVLGSGTSMGVPTLGCTCKVCTSPDPHDNRTRPSITVAYDSHVVLIDTTPDFRAQAIRERLSRIDAILYTHAHADHILGLEDVRPLSFRNPEKIPLYAYPETAAQIKNSFNYIFDPDPDYTTLARVELRPLNGDLVLFGAHFLPVRLLHGKAEIYGFRFGRAAYLTDFSEIPEDSMSLLRDLDILFLDALRHRPHPTHSNVEHSLGLVEQLRPKRAFFTHISHDLGHEETNAALPPNVRLAYDGLKLEFEIY; encoded by the coding sequence GTGAATGCCACATTAACGGTCCTAGGCAGCGGGACTTCCATGGGCGTCCCGACCCTGGGCTGCACTTGCAAGGTCTGCACCTCACCTGATCCCCACGACAACCGGACCCGGCCGTCAATCACTGTTGCGTACGATAGCCACGTGGTCTTGATTGATACCACTCCAGACTTCCGCGCCCAGGCCATCCGCGAGAGGCTGAGCCGCATAGATGCCATCCTGTATACGCACGCCCACGCCGATCACATACTCGGGTTGGAAGATGTTCGTCCCTTGAGTTTTCGCAACCCAGAGAAGATTCCGCTGTATGCCTATCCGGAAACGGCCGCACAAATCAAGAATTCGTTCAACTACATCTTTGATCCTGATCCGGATTACACCACGCTGGCGCGGGTAGAGCTGCGTCCGCTGAACGGCGACCTGGTTTTGTTTGGAGCGCACTTTCTCCCGGTCAGGCTGCTGCATGGCAAAGCTGAAATTTACGGCTTTCGCTTTGGCCGCGCCGCTTATCTCACCGACTTCAGCGAGATTCCAGAAGACTCAATGTCTCTGTTGCGCGATTTGGATATTTTGTTTCTCGACGCGCTGCGCCACCGCCCACATCCTACGCACTCCAACGTGGAGCATTCGCTGGGCTTGGTCGAGCAATTGCGGCCCAAACGGGCTTTCTTTACTCATATCTCGCATGATCTAGGCCATGAGGAAACCAATGCTGCTTTGCCGCCCAACGTCAGGCTCGCCTATGACGGGTTGAAGCTGGAGTTTGAAATTTACTGA
- a CDS encoding MFS transporter, protein MAATSISFSQVTAVQRRTLIAAALGWLLDGFDVMLYALVITAIVNDFGISKATAGKIATLTLLASGIGGVFFGWIADRIGRTKALMLSILTYSLCSFASGLATSVAMLAACRFILGLGMGGEWNTGATLVAETWPTELRAKAISAVQSSWALGYAAAALVSGIVLKYSNWRVVFFVGVLPALVVFWIRKDVPESEMWLTRKHGTTATPQIEFSEIFSRPYLKTTMALLFMNFFGMFAWWGLFTWIPSYLQLPVSKGGRGFDVGLMTIMLVALNLTGMFPGYGTFGWVADKFGRKKSCVLYTLLASLLVLLYARATDPRTLLLLGTPVAFFATGFFSGSGIIGSEVYPTRIRARALGFTYNGARTISSIAPTVIGYFGQKYGLGSAFYLCSASLFLSMLSATQLPETKGKVLE, encoded by the coding sequence ATGGCTGCAACCTCTATTTCCTTTTCACAAGTCACTGCCGTCCAGCGCCGTACGCTGATCGCCGCGGCCCTGGGCTGGCTGCTCGATGGTTTCGACGTCATGCTGTACGCGCTGGTCATCACCGCCATCGTGAACGACTTCGGCATCAGCAAGGCCACAGCGGGCAAGATAGCCACGCTCACTCTGCTTGCTTCCGGCATTGGCGGCGTATTCTTCGGATGGATCGCCGACCGCATCGGCCGCACCAAAGCGCTGATGCTCAGCATTCTTACCTATTCTCTCTGCTCCTTCGCCTCTGGTCTTGCCACCTCAGTAGCCATGCTGGCGGCATGCCGTTTTATTCTCGGACTTGGCATGGGCGGCGAGTGGAACACAGGAGCAACCCTAGTCGCCGAAACCTGGCCTACCGAGCTGCGCGCTAAGGCCATCTCGGCCGTACAAAGCTCCTGGGCGCTCGGCTACGCTGCGGCTGCTCTGGTCTCAGGCATTGTTCTCAAGTACTCCAACTGGCGAGTGGTTTTCTTTGTGGGGGTCCTGCCTGCACTGGTCGTCTTTTGGATTCGGAAAGATGTCCCTGAATCCGAAATGTGGCTCACCCGCAAGCACGGAACGACAGCCACGCCGCAAATAGAGTTTTCCGAAATCTTTTCCCGCCCTTACCTTAAAACGACCATGGCGTTGCTGTTCATGAATTTCTTCGGCATGTTCGCCTGGTGGGGATTATTTACCTGGATTCCGAGCTACCTGCAGCTTCCGGTCTCCAAAGGCGGACGCGGCTTCGACGTTGGCTTGATGACCATCATGCTGGTCGCGTTGAATCTTACCGGCATGTTCCCTGGATACGGAACCTTTGGCTGGGTTGCGGATAAGTTCGGCAGAAAAAAATCCTGCGTGCTGTACACGCTCTTGGCCTCGCTTTTGGTGTTGCTCTACGCTCGCGCCACAGATCCTCGCACGCTTCTGCTGCTGGGCACGCCGGTTGCATTCTTCGCCACCGGATTTTTCTCCGGGTCGGGGATCATTGGCAGCGAGGTCTATCCCACGCGCATTCGCGCCCGCGCTCTTGGCTTCACCTACAACGGCGCGCGTACGATAAGCTCAATAGCTCCGACCGTCATCGGATACTTCGGACAAAAATATGGCCTGGGCAGCGCCTTCTATCTTTGTTCCGCATCATTATTTCTTTCGATGCTCAGCGCCACACAATTGCCGGAAACCAAGGGCAAGGTTCTGGAATAA
- a CDS encoding bifunctional riboflavin kinase/FAD synthetase, whose amino-acid sequence MKFTETMRIFHNLAEVPADFGSTIVSVGNFDGVHLAHRTVLQEVVTRAKAQHLKSLAVTFEPHPVRILRPDSAPKLVTPLPVKLKLLEKTGLDATLVLPFTRDFSIIPPREFAQEILRQQLKAEEVHEGANFHFGHKAMGNIERLVEFGKEFGFEVVIYPEQKIRGITVSSSQIRTLLERGNVDRARHLLGRIFSIAATPAAGRGYGSKYTVPTINLGPYEGLAPAHGVYITQTVINGECFDSVTNVGNRPTFGADSFAIESHLLNFHPIALTPETPVEIFFLHRLRDEIKFPSVEALRAQIAKDVQRSQRYFRALKSFSRKSFSRP is encoded by the coding sequence TTGAAATTTACTGAGACCATGCGCATCTTCCACAATCTCGCGGAAGTGCCTGCTGATTTTGGCAGCACCATTGTCAGCGTCGGCAATTTTGATGGAGTGCATCTCGCCCATCGCACGGTTTTGCAGGAGGTAGTAACGCGAGCCAAAGCGCAGCACCTAAAGTCTCTCGCCGTTACGTTTGAGCCGCACCCTGTCCGGATTTTGCGCCCAGACTCTGCGCCCAAACTGGTCACACCTCTGCCTGTTAAGTTGAAGCTTCTGGAAAAAACCGGCTTGGATGCAACGCTGGTGCTTCCCTTCACTCGCGACTTTTCCATCATTCCACCGCGCGAATTTGCCCAGGAGATTCTGCGGCAGCAGCTAAAGGCAGAAGAAGTCCACGAAGGCGCTAATTTCCATTTTGGACACAAAGCAATGGGCAACATCGAGCGCCTGGTGGAATTCGGAAAGGAATTCGGGTTTGAAGTCGTCATTTACCCCGAGCAGAAGATACGCGGCATCACCGTTTCCAGCAGCCAGATTCGCACTCTTCTCGAACGGGGAAACGTAGATCGCGCGCGGCATCTTTTAGGACGAATCTTTTCTATAGCCGCCACTCCCGCCGCAGGACGCGGATACGGGAGCAAATACACCGTGCCCACCATCAACCTGGGCCCTTATGAAGGGCTGGCTCCCGCCCATGGAGTCTACATCACACAAACCGTTATTAACGGCGAATGCTTTGATTCGGTCACAAACGTCGGTAATCGTCCAACGTTTGGGGCTGATTCGTTTGCGATTGAAAGCCACCTGCTGAATTTTCATCCGATCGCGCTTACCCCTGAAACGCCGGTAGAAATCTTTTTTCTGCATCGTCTGCGCGATGAGATTAAATTCCCTTCTGTTGAAGCCTTGCGCGCGCAAATTGCTAAAGATGTGCAGCGCAGCCAGCGTTATTTCCGGGCTTTAAAGTCGTTTTCACGAAAATCATTTTCTCGCCCGTAA
- a CDS encoding glycine cleavage T C-terminal barrel domain-containing protein, translated as MELKTPLYDTLAGSGARMGEYRGVQTALGWGNAAAEFTTLYSGCAVYDLGWRAKLTITGEDRVRWMNGMVTNNIRDLALNFGSYNFLLNAQGRIQADLYVYNRGEHLLVDTDAWQASKLLETFNKYIIMDDVEVSDTSGKLTSIGVSGKKAATLLQSLGLKVGLQALQVLDTVVENVGVSLVRSDLVCTDKDEGYEIWMSPDHAATVWKALVRAGAQPVGAEAVELARVAAGLPRYGQDIRERDLPQETEQSRALNFQKGCYVGQEIVERIHSRGQVHRKFTGFRFTGAAPAPGAKIESNGKEVGEITSVVMLPLASEDRTIGLGYIRREVGVPGAEVTVNGARATVSNLPFESI; from the coding sequence ATGGAATTGAAGACCCCACTCTACGACACACTGGCCGGTTCCGGCGCACGCATGGGCGAATACCGTGGTGTGCAAACTGCACTGGGCTGGGGTAATGCCGCTGCGGAGTTCACCACCCTGTATTCAGGGTGCGCTGTTTACGACCTCGGCTGGCGTGCCAAGCTGACCATCACCGGCGAAGACCGTGTACGCTGGATGAACGGCATGGTCACGAATAATATTCGCGATCTTGCCCTCAATTTTGGAAGCTACAATTTTCTATTGAATGCCCAGGGACGCATTCAAGCCGACCTCTATGTTTACAATCGAGGTGAGCACTTGTTGGTGGATACCGATGCCTGGCAGGCATCCAAGCTTTTGGAGACCTTCAATAAATACATCATTATGGATGACGTCGAGGTCTCTGACACCAGCGGCAAACTCACCAGCATAGGGGTTAGCGGAAAAAAAGCCGCAACCCTCCTGCAATCTCTGGGTTTGAAAGTTGGATTGCAAGCTTTGCAAGTACTGGATACAGTCGTAGAAAATGTTGGAGTCTCACTGGTGCGTTCGGACCTGGTGTGCACAGATAAAGACGAGGGTTATGAAATATGGATGTCACCCGACCACGCCGCCACAGTTTGGAAGGCTTTGGTTCGAGCCGGAGCGCAACCAGTTGGGGCGGAGGCGGTTGAACTTGCCCGGGTTGCTGCAGGTCTTCCGCGCTACGGACAGGACATCCGCGAGCGCGATCTGCCGCAGGAGACGGAGCAATCGCGGGCGCTCAACTTCCAGAAAGGCTGTTATGTTGGACAGGAAATCGTTGAGCGTATCCACTCCCGCGGGCAGGTGCATCGTAAATTTACCGGATTTCGTTTCACCGGAGCCGCTCCTGCTCCGGGTGCAAAGATTGAATCTAATGGAAAGGAAGTGGGCGAGATCACCAGCGTTGTTATGCTGCCCCTGGCCAGCGAAGATCGCACCATCGGCTTGGGCTACATCCGGCGCGAAGTTGGCGTCCCTGGCGCCGAAGTAACAGTGAACGGCGCACGCGCCACGGTCAGCAATTTGCCCTTTGAATCCATATGA
- a CDS encoding DUF1844 domain-containing protein, which yields MKEKKQEPEFVVTDRRKFTDEGQLRHESAEPTAEQAPETPQASAPAAQPAAAPPDSTKTARVEHLREAPPVTQSEHEAQSREYSEGNKRLDEVLREKTGGRTQSLEMTFERLIASLYMTAMLQLGLMAPEGEQPRADILGARQTIDTIGIINEKTKGNLTVAEQTLLQQSLFDLRMAYLELTNAITRPPEGGAKEGPGGPGSILGAKR from the coding sequence ATGAAAGAAAAAAAACAAGAGCCAGAATTCGTCGTAACCGATCGCCGCAAATTCACGGACGAGGGCCAGCTTCGCCACGAATCGGCAGAGCCTACTGCAGAACAGGCGCCGGAAACTCCGCAGGCTTCAGCGCCCGCTGCGCAGCCGGCCGCAGCTCCGCCAGACTCTACCAAGACCGCGCGGGTTGAGCATCTGCGGGAAGCGCCTCCGGTTACCCAGTCCGAGCACGAAGCCCAGAGCCGCGAATACTCCGAGGGAAACAAGCGCCTGGATGAAGTTCTGCGCGAAAAAACCGGAGGCCGCACCCAGTCTCTGGAAATGACCTTTGAACGGCTGATCGCATCCCTCTACATGACCGCTATGTTGCAACTCGGACTCATGGCACCCGAAGGCGAGCAACCACGCGCCGATATTCTAGGCGCACGCCAGACCATTGACACCATCGGCATCATCAATGAAAAAACCAAGGGCAACCTGACCGTTGCCGAGCAAACTCTTTTGCAGCAGTCGTTGTTTGATTTGCGCATGGCCTACCTGGAGCTCACCAATGCAATCACTCGTCCCCCAGAGGGCGGCGCAAAAGAAGGCCCTGGCGGCCCTGGCTCTATTCTGGGTGCCAAGAGGTGA